The segment ACGCCCTTTTACGGTGAATCGGGCGGCCAGGTTGGCGATTGGGGAAAACTGGAGACTAAATCGGGCGCGATGGAAGTCGAAGACGCTAAAAAGATAGGCGACGCCATAGTCCATATAGGAAAGATGCTGCGCGGCAAAATAGAAAAAGGCGAAACGGCAAAAGTTTCGATAAATGAAGATGTGCGCGAGAGGATAATGAACAATCATACCGCAACGCACCTCTTGCAGGCAGCATTAAGAAAAGTGCTGGGTGAACATGTCCGCCAGACGGGCTCTTTAGTGGACCAGGATAGGCTGAGGTTTGACTTTACACATATGAAGAAGATGGATCCCAGAGAAGTCGCGAGGGTAGAAGATGTGGTCAATGAAGCAATAAAAGACGAGATAGCGGTTAAAAAAGAGATAAAGAGCTTATCCGCTGCCAAGGCCGACGGCGCGGTCGCGTTATTTGGAGAAAAATACGGTGATAAAGTACGTGTTGTTTCAGTGGGGACTGTATCGAAAGAGTTGTGCGGCGGCACACATGTCGACAATACGAGGGATATAGGATTTTTCAAAATAATAAGTGAAAGCTCTATTGCCTCGGGCGTTCGCCGCATAGAAGCGTTGACGGGCCGGAAAGCGCTGGAATGGGTCGAAGAGCAAAAGAAGGCTGAAGACCAGAGGCGAAAAAGCGAAAGTGATAAGGAAACCCGGAAGAAGGCCTTAAGCGCGCGGCTTGATGATGAGATAGCTAAATTAGATGACGTTATTGCCAGATCAGCTGCCGCGGCAAGTACGAAAATTATAACTGAAATCATTGAAGGCGTGAATATGGACGGTTTGAGGATGCTTAGCGATAGGATACGCGCTAAAGCACCTTCTTGCGCTATTATACTCGCGATATCTGATGAAGAAAAGGCGTCATTTATGATATTTTTTACAGAAGACATCGTCAAAAAGGGCCTTAAAGCGGGCGATACGGCAAAAGAGCTTTCCAGGCTTTTGAATGGCTCAGGCGGCGGTAAGCCTGATTTTGCCCAGGGCGGCGGTAAAGATCCCCAAGCTCTTGTAGGCGCACTGGAAAAAGTCAGGGCAATCATTAAGGAGAAGCTATCATGAGACTCGTGAGGGTTGGCAGTAAGCAATTTCAGAAGCTTTGTGAGCGCGGTTCAGGACGCAATAAACGCGTTACCGAAAGCGTGAGGAATATTGTCGAGAACGTAAAGATGTACGGCGATGACGCTGTTATAAAATATACAAGAAAATTCGACAGGGTAAAGCTTACTCCCAGAGACCTAAGAGTCTCTGAATGCGAGACATCGGGCGCTTATCAGGATATAAAGCCGGACTTTGTTTCGGACCTGAAAGTCGTTATAGATAATGTGACAAAATTTTACAAAAAGCACCTTAAGAAATCATGGAACATAAAGGATACCAATGGCGTTCTATTGGGCGAGAAGGTAATGGCCATAGAAAAGGTAGGCGTGTATGTTCCAAGCGGCACAGTCCCTCTGGTATCAAGTGTTTATATGACCGTCATACCGGCAAAGATGGCCGGGGTAAAGAAGATAGTGCTCGTAACGCCGCCTAATAAATATAAGTCGGTAGACCCTCACATATTGGTTGTAGCCAACCTTCTTAAGGTTGACGAGATATACAAGATAGGCGGAGCTCAAGGCATTGCCGCGCTGGCTTTTGGAACTAAGACAGTGCCGAAGGTCGACAAGATAGTCGGCCCGGGTAATGCCTACGTGACCGAGGCTAAGCGGCAGGTCTTTGGATATTGCGATATAGATATGCTGGCAGGCCCCTCCGAGGTCGTGATAATAGCGAATCAGTTGTCCAATATCGATTATATAAAGGCTGATATGGAGGCGCAATCCGAGCACTTCATGGGGCTTTCCATACTTATTACGAATTCTAAGAAGATAGTAAAAGCTCTGAAGAAAGAAACTTTCAAAGGCTACATAGTTTTGGTAAAGAATATGAAAGAGGCGGCCGAAGTATCAAATATGCTGGCGCCAGAACACTTACAGATCCTTACCAACAACCCTAAAAAGATATTAAAGGATATAAAACACGCAGGCGCGATATTTTTAGGGCCGTATACACCGGTTGCGATAGGCGATTATGTCGCGGGTCCGAGCCATGTGCTTCCCACAGGCGGGAGCGCGCGTTTCTTCTCTGGATTAGGAGCGCAGGATTTTTATAAGTGCTCGCATGTTTTGTCATACACCAAGAGCGCTCTTGAAGAAGTGAGAGGGCCGCTTGAAAAGATAGCGCAGAT is part of the Candidatus Omnitrophota bacterium genome and harbors:
- the hisD gene encoding histidinol dehydrogenase, translating into MRLVRVGSKQFQKLCERGSGRNKRVTESVRNIVENVKMYGDDAVIKYTRKFDRVKLTPRDLRVSECETSGAYQDIKPDFVSDLKVVIDNVTKFYKKHLKKSWNIKDTNGVLLGEKVMAIEKVGVYVPSGTVPLVSSVYMTVIPAKMAGVKKIVLVTPPNKYKSVDPHILVVANLLKVDEIYKIGGAQGIAALAFGTKTVPKVDKIVGPGNAYVTEAKRQVFGYCDIDMLAGPSEVVIIANQLSNIDYIKADMEAQSEHFMGLSILITNSKKIVKALKKETFKGYIVLVKNMKEAAEVSNMLAPEHLQILTNNPKKILKDIKHAGAIFLGPYTPVAIGDYVAGPSHVLPTGGSARFFSGLGAQDFYKCSHVLSYTKSALEEVRGPLEKIAQIEGLKKHLDSVKVRFK